The Antarcticibacterium sp. 1MA-6-2 genome has a window encoding:
- a CDS encoding phosphoglycerate mutase family protein, protein MEKLILFFLPLFFSCSFGDKNTTPQETSEEPTTYYFIRHAEKDISNPNNPDPELTEEGIKRSEKWAEVFRDISFDAIYSSDFKRTRNTAQKIADFQEKEVQLYDVSKLNDENFQKNTKGKTVLVVGHSNTNPAFVNYILEEKKYKDIEESESGSLFIVTLMPNGTKTSEVLYIN, encoded by the coding sequence ATGGAAAAACTAATATTATTCTTTTTACCCCTCTTCTTCTCCTGTAGCTTTGGAGATAAAAACACTACACCCCAGGAAACTTCAGAAGAACCGACTACTTACTATTTTATCCGCCACGCCGAGAAAGACATTTCCAATCCAAATAATCCTGATCCTGAACTTACTGAAGAAGGAATAAAACGATCAGAAAAGTGGGCAGAGGTTTTTAGAGATATTTCCTTTGATGCTATCTACAGTTCCGATTTTAAACGTACAAGAAATACTGCCCAAAAAATTGCAGATTTTCAGGAAAAGGAAGTTCAGCTTTACGATGTTAGTAAGCTGAATGATGAAAATTTTCAAAAAAACACGAAAGGAAAAACGGTTCTTGTTGTGGGTCACAGCAACACTAATCCCGCTTTTGTGAATTATATTCTGGAAGAGAAAAAATACAAAGATATAGAAGAGAGCGAAAGCGGAAGTTTATTTATTGTTACGCTAATGCCAAACGGAACAAAGACTTCTGAAGTGCTTTACATAAATTAA
- a CDS encoding CsbD family protein yields MNNDQLEGKWKQVKGKFKQNYGDLTDDDTTYSEGKFDEMLGRLQEKTGKSKEELKREIDRL; encoded by the coding sequence ATGAATAATGATCAATTAGAAGGAAAATGGAAACAGGTAAAAGGTAAGTTCAAACAAAATTATGGAGATCTTACCGATGATGATACTACGTATTCCGAAGGGAAATTTGATGAGATGCTCGGTAGACTTCAGGAAAAAACCGGAAAGTCTAAGGAAGAACTCAAAAGAGAAATTGACCGACTATAG
- the ytxJ gene encoding bacillithiol system redox-active protein YtxJ, which produces MGFFDKMFKSERDIAKREIINVPWEELTSVDTLDEIEQISKEKPVVILKHSTSCGISRMVLRQFEQEYDLKEGQAKLYFLDLLSHREISNKIASKFNVPHESPQLIVIKNGKVVYDASHSEVKA; this is translated from the coding sequence ATGGGATTTTTTGATAAAATGTTTAAAAGTGAAAGAGATATTGCAAAGCGTGAGATAATTAATGTGCCGTGGGAGGAGTTGACAAGTGTAGATACCCTTGATGAAATAGAGCAAATTTCGAAAGAGAAACCTGTAGTTATATTAAAGCACTCAACCAGTTGCGGGATTAGTAGAATGGTACTAAGACAGTTTGAGCAGGAATACGATTTGAAGGAAGGACAGGCAAAACTTTATTTTCTGGATCTCCTGAGTCACCGGGAGATTTCCAATAAAATTGCGTCTAAATTTAATGTACCTCACGAAAGTCCACAATTAATTGTCATTAAGAACGGTAAAGTGGTTTATGACGCCTCCCACAGCGAAGTAAAGGCCTAG
- a CDS encoding DEAD/DEAH box helicase, whose amino-acid sequence MTFEDLPLSQNILQGIAELGHNTPTPVQEKVIPEVLRRNDVLASAQTGTGKTGAFAIPLLQLLQKQVAKESSEKHPTVLIISPTRELAVQIEENIRSYARFTDVKSGVVFGGASMQPQINLLRDGLHILVATPGRLLDLRKQGYIDLDKIEVLVLDEADLMLDMGFIDEVQKIIRLSSNLVQRLMFSATIPPKVQDLAKTLLQEPERIEVDQNSSAAPEVQQKLYLVPKQDKTELLLFVMRNVVKEKSVLIFRRTKFGVEKAFDSLNKNGFKAEALHGDKSQSERSIALNKFKNKEVNILVATDVAARGLDIDLLDYVINFDIPNLPEVYVHRIGRTKQGRECRSFHLLLQCR is encoded by the coding sequence ATGACATTTGAAGACCTTCCTTTATCCCAAAATATCCTACAAGGAATAGCAGAACTTGGTCACAATACTCCTACTCCGGTTCAGGAAAAGGTAATTCCTGAGGTTCTGAGAAGGAATGATGTTTTGGCTTCGGCTCAAACAGGTACAGGAAAAACGGGAGCTTTTGCTATTCCGCTTTTGCAGCTTTTACAGAAGCAGGTGGCAAAGGAAAGTTCAGAAAAACATCCTACTGTCCTTATAATTAGCCCCACCAGGGAACTGGCGGTACAGATCGAGGAAAACATAAGATCTTATGCAAGGTTTACTGATGTTAAATCAGGAGTTGTTTTTGGTGGTGCATCAATGCAGCCTCAAATCAATTTGCTGCGCGATGGGCTTCATATCCTTGTAGCGACTCCGGGAAGATTGCTGGATCTGAGAAAACAGGGATATATTGATCTTGATAAGATAGAAGTGCTGGTGCTTGATGAAGCTGACCTCATGTTGGATATGGGCTTTATTGATGAAGTTCAAAAGATAATCCGGTTATCATCTAATCTTGTACAAAGGCTGATGTTTTCTGCCACTATTCCTCCTAAAGTACAGGACCTCGCGAAAACACTACTTCAGGAGCCCGAAAGAATTGAGGTGGATCAAAATTCTTCTGCCGCCCCGGAAGTACAACAGAAACTCTACCTGGTTCCAAAACAGGACAAAACCGAACTTCTCCTTTTTGTTATGCGGAATGTGGTGAAGGAAAAATCGGTATTGATTTTCCGAAGAACAAAATTCGGCGTGGAGAAAGCTTTTGATTCCCTCAATAAGAACGGTTTTAAAGCTGAAGCTCTGCACGGGGATAAGAGTCAAAGCGAACGTTCTATCGCTTTAAACAAATTCAAGAACAAAGAGGTAAACATCCTGGTAGCCACCGATGTTGCTGCGAGAGGACTGGATATTGATCTACTGGATTACGTAATAAATTTTGATATTCCCAATCTACCGGAAGTATACGTGCACCGCATTGGCCGAACTAAGCAGGGCAGGGAATGTAGGAGCTTCCATCTCCTTTTGCAGTGCAGATGA
- a CDS encoding esterase-like activity of phytase family protein, with protein sequence MRIFDVDARNATNTLGADNLRKIDYIAAKKTLVFDFKSIRKDLKEQIIDNLESITFGPDLPNGNKTLLLASDNNFNSLGRQISQIILMELIIKN encoded by the coding sequence GTGAGAATTTTTGATGTAGACGCACGGAATGCCACAAATACGCTCGGTGCCGACAACTTAAGAAAGATAGATTATATAGCTGCGAAAAAAACTCTCGTTTTTGATTTTAAATCCATCAGGAAAGACCTTAAAGAACAAATAATCGACAATCTTGAATCAATAACTTTTGGACCGGATCTTCCAAATGGTAACAAAACACTTCTGTTAGCGTCAGATAACAACTTTAATTCTTTGGGGAGACAAATTTCCCAGATAATCTTAATGGAGTTAATAATAAAGAACTAA
- a CDS encoding esterase-like activity of phytase family protein produces the protein MLKKIILLLMVLILCSCGTNKKLISANVQVKFLDDFIISEDLEVGGTKVGGLSGIDYHDGTYYLVADHPGNPRFYKARIEIRERKIDSVIISEVIELKRESSDFLKLNTLDLESIRFNPKTEEFIFTSEGSIQNGKDPSVFSTTSSGEYISHYELPAYFKSSGEQSPRNNGVFEGLAPGYDKTGYWVGMELPLKKDGSKPKLFPTKSPIRISFYNKDGEATKQFVMQLEGITKIPWLYFAVNGLTELLEYAPGQFLVLERAFSA, from the coding sequence ATGCTAAAGAAGATCATCCTTCTCCTCATGGTTTTGATATTGTGCTCGTGTGGAACTAACAAAAAGCTGATTTCCGCTAATGTCCAGGTAAAATTTCTGGATGATTTTATTATTTCTGAAGATCTTGAAGTAGGAGGCACAAAAGTGGGTGGATTGTCTGGTATAGATTATCACGACGGAACTTATTACCTTGTGGCAGATCATCCGGGCAATCCAAGGTTCTATAAAGCCAGGATAGAAATAAGAGAACGTAAAATAGATTCAGTAATTATTTCTGAAGTAATTGAACTTAAAAGAGAATCCTCCGATTTTTTAAAATTGAACACCCTTGACCTGGAGTCTATCCGCTTCAATCCCAAAACAGAAGAATTTATTTTCACTAGTGAAGGTTCCATTCAAAATGGTAAAGATCCGTCTGTTTTTAGTACGACCTCATCGGGAGAATATATTTCCCATTATGAACTTCCTGCATACTTTAAATCTTCAGGAGAACAGTCACCCCGGAATAATGGCGTATTTGAAGGTTTAGCTCCAGGTTATGATAAGACAGGATATTGGGTGGGTATGGAATTACCACTTAAGAAGGATGGATCTAAACCTAAATTATTCCCTACCAAATCCCCTATCCGAATATCCTTTTATAATAAAGATGGAGAAGCTACGAAACAATTTGTAATGCAACTTGAAGGAATCACTAAAATTCCATGGTTGTATTTTGCAGTAAATGGTTTGACTGAATTACTGGAATACGCGCCAGGCCAATTTCTCGTTCTCGAAAGGGCATTCTCTGCTTAG